Sequence from the Candidatus Hydrogenedentota bacterium genome:
TCGGGCACGCGCGCCCCAAAATGCGGCAACCACGACGGCTTGGTTGGCCGGTGCAACAAAGGCATACCAGCTTCATCGGGCGTTCGGTTGCCCTTGCGGACATTGCACGCCAGACACGCCAGCACGAGATTCTCCCACGTATCGCCACCACCGCGCGACTGCGGCAAGACGTGATCGATGGTCAACTGAGACCTCGGAAAATGCTTCCCGCAATACATACAGATATTGTTGTCGCGCTCGAATATGCTGTGCCGCGAAAAGCGTGCCTCGTGATGAATGAACCCGTTAAACGACGCGAGCAGCACCACTTCGGGGATTCGCACGCGAAAGGAGGGGGTGTATACATAGCGCCCGCCAAGTCCGTCCTGAGACAAGACCAGCCACCGCTCAAAGTCATACAGGGAGTAGTCGTGAGGATGGACCGCGCGCGCGGAGCCCAGGTACACCAGACTCAGCGCCCGCCGTGCAGACGCCACATGCACGGCCACCCAGGATTTGTTCAATACGAGTACGTGCCCGTCAAGCATCGCTCACCTCGTGCAGCCCAAGAATCCTAACTTTGGTGCCTTCCTCCTTATCGGGAACCCCCTATCGGGATCCCAATCGGCCTTCACCGGCCCACGCCAAACGAGCTGCGCGGCAAATGGCCGCCCCCTCTGACATGGGATATGAACAGTATAGGAGGGGGCCACAAACCAGTCAAACTCGACTCGCGCCGTCCGCGAGCCACGGGTGTCGCGTTCGGCAATTCCCGAGACAAATTTCCCTGCCGGAGGGTAAGCAGCGCAAAGCGGGGCGTTCAGGTACCAAACTTTTCACGGCGTCGAACGCGCACAACCGACTCATAGGCAATCATGCCAAACGTTGCGAAGTACTTGGCCTCTAGTTCGTTCATTACCCGTTCACAGAGGTCCGGCGTCATTACCGCCTCGATCTGAATATTGCCGAACTCGGCCATTTCCCCCGTGCGTACGCCACGGGAACCAAGCCCCTCGACCTCGAACAGGGTGTACCCATGGACGCCCATGTCCGTGAGGAAGCGCGTAATTGTGTCTCGCGCCAGCTCTTCGCAGATTATGGTCACAAGTCTCATTTCTGCTGAAGACATTTGCTCAACTCCCTTTCATCCACCACATGGCCATTGCATGGTACACGGGAATACCTACGGTAACGTTGAAAGGAAAGGTAACCACAAGCGCACTGGTCAGATAGAGCGTTGGGTTAGCCTCGGGCAATGAGAGTCGCATCGCTGCGGGCGCGGCAATGTAAGAAGCACTGGCGGATAGCACCGCGAAAAGGGTCGTGCCGCCAAGGCTAAGACCAGCCGCTTGACCCGCCAAAACACCCAGTGCGCCATGCACCAACGGCGCAACTATGCCAAACACACCCAGGAACAGCCCCGTTTGGCGTAGATCCCCCAGCCGTCTGCCTGCCACCGTGCCCAGTTCGAGCAGAAATAGGGCCAGCACACCCTGAAATGGCGTCACGAGGAATCCCGATAC
This genomic interval carries:
- a CDS encoding HNH endonuclease, which encodes MLDGHVLVLNKSWVAVHVASARRALSLVYLGSARAVHPHDYSLYDFERWLVLSQDGLGGRYVYTPSFRVRIPEVVLLASFNGFIHHEARFSRHSIFERDNNICMYCGKHFPRSQLTIDHVLPQSRGGGDTWENLVLACLACNVRKGNRTPDEAGMPLLHRPTKPSWLPHFGARVP
- a CDS encoding transcriptional regulator translates to MSSAEMRLVTIICEELARDTITRFLTDMGVHGYTLFEVEGLGSRGVRTGEMAEFGNIQIEAVMTPDLCERVMNELEAKYFATFGMIAYESVVRVRRREKFGT